The genomic DNA ttattgttaactttgacagccttactttTGCTCAAATCATCAGGAGTCTCTTATTCTTCCTTTGCCGaccctgactgacgactaaaCTTCACAAAGCTTAGGAAATTGTCCACTGTGTTTTGTAGAACGTCCCCGACCTCCCTGAAGCCACAGAGCACTTTAGGACGGACCTGTCTCGGGACCTGGCTGCGCTGCACGAGGTCTGTGCCACACACTCAGACGAGCTCCGGACGCTGAGCAACGAGAAGGGAGCCCAGCAGGTCAGAGACTGATTAAAATGCCCAGCTGTGCACGTGCAGGACAATTTATGCCGTTTCCTGTTTCAGAAGATTTATCTAATTCCTGTATTTCCTCTCTGCAGCATGTGTTGAAAAAGCTGCTGGCCATCACAGAGCTCCTACAGCAGAAGCAGGCTCAGTATGCcatgtccaacagcaacagGTAGTACTgcactcctccacctcctcctctcatcttcccatCCTTCCGTCAAGTCTCCTCCACCGGAGTGCAGCGCAGAGGAGACCTAGCATGCTCTACACCctcatcaccatggcaaccccTCCATCATGTCCTCCTCCAGTAGTCCCGCCACATCCCCACCCACCTGCCATCTTGTCCCGTTCACCACAAGAGAGCTATGCAACAACCGACGCAGtacttaaaaacacaaataaaaaaaagtgactgacagctgtatGCACAGGAAACCTATTTTTCCCTCATAAACTGTGTTCACAATTCTGACTTGGGTACATTTCATTCCCTTCATCATGAAGGCCAGATATTAAGATTTCAAGAGTTTCTTTGTACCCACTTTATGTTTTGATAGCACAGGTTGCCAAAGTGTACCCCCCTCACCCACCCACCTACCTTCCTGCTCAATATGAGGAAACTGACATGAAGAAGCTAGTTCTCTCAGTCCCCTTTTCTTGTAACTGGATTATGAGCGATAATGCTTTTTATACTGTAATTGACTGATTTATTTTAAGGTTGTGACAATATCCGCAAAGTGCTGAAACTAGCATTTCtgtctttgttctttttttttttttctttgttttctagATTGGAACAAAGTCTTTCAGAAAGTATGGTTATTTTATATTAAGAATAAATTCTCTTGCTGGAATCATGAGTATATAAGTGAGATgagctgaattttttttttttttcctcagattGTATCAGCTATTTTTTGATTATTTGGTTAAGTCTTTTTTGAAACTTCTCAATGCCAGACAAGACACATAATCAGAGAAACCAAGTAAAAATGAAAGTGTTTACAGCAGTAAAATTTTTTTGAATAGTACAGACTGTATCAGACATGCATGCACTTATTAAACAGTTTTTGTAAAGTAGATTATGGAGTCATTCATTGTCGCCTGACAAAAAGGTGGAGAAACGTACGCACACAGTATCGTGTGGCTCGGTTACGTTTAAAGaatattctgtttttaatcTGCAGAAACACTAAGAcacaaaatgtagaaaaatatctttattcttACTGCAGAACAAAGGCAAACCCAAGTTTCTACAATATGTTGTAGAAAAGTAAATATGAGATGTACACTTTAAGCAAACTGTCTATGACACAAGGCTTGGTCATCCAACCATGACAGTTTAATATTGGAATTAACAAGTATAATAACTTTAAATCCAAAACCATTTCGGGGTTAAATGCTCATAACAGGTCTTCATCAGTCCAATCCtgctatggaaaaaaaaaaaaaaaagttaatttcagaagGATTTTTACAAGAAATCTGTTTGTCTGAATGTCAGCCTGTAATGCAGAATATTGTCTTACCTCTTCTGTTAAACGTAGTTCTTTTGCTACGTGACCATCTTCCTCATATCCTCTCTTCCGTTTGCtgcaatacaaaaataattttacTATGAGCGGTTAAGTCGGCGTGTAACAGAACAGCAACTTCAGAATTACTGCGGTGAATATTTCATAATCAGAACTTCTGTTTTGCAAGCCGTAATTGTTGGTGAACTCTGTTCCTTACATTCAACATTTGTGACCAAACCCCTTCCAAGTTCATTTTCAACACTCATTTAGGTAAATAATGTGGCATCTAGTATTCCACTACGCCTTCATGATCACCAGTAGTAGTCGTAGTTTACCGTGTCTCGTCATTTTCAAATCGTTATGTAACTTCATTTAGacttcatacatacatacagactGAGAAGCATTTTAATACACAACAATTCTCCAAGCATTGTGCCTTTCACAAACGTGTCCACTTTATCTTACAGGACAGAGTGCACCATCATGTCACTGGCTGCTGCCATCCAGGTAATGTGAGTTTTACAGATGTTCTGCCTGAGAATCACAGTGTGGTAGTTCAGACCGCACAACCAGCCAGCCAAAGTGAGGCCTCATCCCATATGAGGTGAGGTGCCCCGACCGACTGAAGACTTAAATCAGTTTGTATTTATAAGCATGTGGCCTAGATTCCTGGCAGTTCTAATGCAATATGGCTGTTCtccacgggggggggggggaaccaCTTGCTGCATATCTGAATACTGTCCTTCCAAAGCCCTTCCCCAAAATGCTTCAGACACCGACAGTGTGTTGAACTGATTTGAAAAATTTGACAAGAAGCCTTGTCGCATGAGACCTTTTTGAAGAGATGATTTCTCTGAAGATGGACCTGAGATACAGTCAATACTGCAGAAATGTCTGAACTTCTTCTTCTATCCTGGTATGCCTGTCACTCTCCCTCAAGTTTGACTGCTTATGGTTGACATGGAAACCGCTCCTTTTCCTTGGACAAAACTTGCGAGGAttaccgggggggggggggggaggcaaTCCAAAGCATTGAAGTAGCGTTTTTCTGCCGTCATCAGGGAATTTTAAAACAcagcacctctctctctccaagaTGACACAAGCCTTAACTCCCTttctacacacacaccatccGCATCGCCCGCATCACCCGCATCACCCTGATTTTATGACAAAGCTCTTCCTTCAAAAAACCTTTAACGACTTCCGTCTTTTGTGTATGAACTGCCGCGCAGCACCGGAaaccacatttttttatatatgctGCTTTGTTTGTTGATATTATATACTTAGGCTTGTATAGAAGTAAAAAGGTGTTTGTGTATGATCTAGCTGAACAAAAGCTGAATGGTAGTCTTAAGAGTTTGTAGGATATCTGTAACCTGTCCTGTGCATGTGTTAACCCTGAATGGATCCTGCTATAGTGTGTGGGCCTACATACATTTATGCTGCTCTAACAAACATCACCTGAACTCCCTCTTAAGCCTTTTGGGGGGTGTGAACAAAAGCTTTCATGCAtttgcagtctctctctctcccgccaTCACAGGTGGTGTTTCAGTACACCTCTGCACCGACTATTTTCATATAGATTCATCCTGAGAAGTCATGCCACGCACAGATTTATCAACTTCAAAGTCATAAAAGGGTCGGCCCTGTGTGCCTCCTGATGACTCGAGCAGCCGCAGAGTCTGAATCTGTGCCTGTCATAGCTCAAGAGTTTACCAAACTGTTTACTGTAGTTGCACTTAAAGATACCACGGACCTCACCAAGTGTTAAAACAGACCGCTGGGCGACAGGTAAAAATGATTTACGAATGAGCCTAAAGAGTCTCCTCATCAGCGATACCAATATCAGCTGTGCTACATGGTATAGATGATGTAGGAATGTGGCGTGCTGTTGTACTTCCTTTCTGTATTTCATACAGCTGATGATgtgttcctttttatttttctacctGATACTGAACCTTGAAACCTTTTGCATCTTAGATACGACAACCTGGCTAAAATAAAACTGTTACTACGTATGACAACAGAAAACTTGAGTTGCTTACTTGGGGGTGGTTTGGGGAATAGAAATTACATCTGTGATTGCAAAAGCATGTACATACCAGCTCCAGTGCATGACACTTCGGTACTTTTTTGTATTGCAACATTATTAAATGTTGAAACTAAAACACCCAAATTACACTACACTAGTTCTGCTTTCATATAAGGACTAGACTTTTAATATGGCGGTGTATAGTGTGACAACATATTGTTGTTCTTTCTGATTATTGAAAATCTCTCAAATTAAAACACAAGCGGGTGACTTCATCTCCTTACTTGCTTGCACTGGCAAATTCAGCATGAATCCTCTCCAACTTCTTTTTGCAAGCATTCACTTCTTCTGGTTTGGGAAGTTCATACTTTTTCAGGAGAGTTTTCATCCCtggatgaaaacacaaacacattgactttaatctcataaaGGACTTGGTCATGAGTGAAGCTCAAAACGGCTCAATATCACCACCGTGTGGTGTCAAATTGAAGGTGCAGTTTACTCACGTCTCATTGACTCATACATCTTCGTGAGAGTCTCTTTGTCCTCTTTCAGTCGCAAACATTCAGTCAGGTAGCTAGGcattttttaaacaacaaacaaaaaggattgttttccatttacatgcaaaaaaaatttCTTCAGTGAAATTTCAGTTTACGGTTAGAACATTTTCCTTTAATTGCTATACAAAGAAACGAGTTAATGATGGTCAACCGGCTGATTATTTCAGGACatttaatgcattttattattactacattatttaaaaatctACTTTTCAAATTTCAAACGCATTGTACGTGTTGACCCACCTCTCCATGCTGAGGCCGGCTCTCGAGGCGCTGTTCAGAAGAGCTGTCAAAGCGATCTGAGAGGGGGGAAACAGTAGTCCTATGTCTGTCATGGCTGCCTGTGTCAGAaagtcatcagcactcttcctCAGTGACTCTGGGTTCTCCAGCGTGGGGTATCTTGTCTGAGGATTAAAGTTTTATAATTCAATGAAACGGGGCAAAATAATCTGAACTACTTAATGAGCTAGATTACGGCTGTGAGTAAAAGGAGTAATATTCAAAGCCCTCTCCAGGAGTCCACCTACTTTGAGGTCGATAAGCAGGCCCTCCATGGGTCTGTAGGGGTTGTGGACCACCAGGTGAAAGTTGAGTTGTTGGATCAGCAGCAGCTCAAACTCCAGGATTTGCTCCAGAACCCTTTCCTGCCCTGCTGGGGTCTCCTGCACGAGGTTG from Sebastes fasciatus isolate fSebFas1 chromosome 6, fSebFas1.pri, whole genome shotgun sequence includes the following:
- the ccnh gene encoding cyclin-H isoform X1, whose amino-acid sequence is MFHNSSQGKYWIFKSEDEIEQKRCKANQKFRNKILESGKPVLSESKFLERHEEDVLFRHYEKRMVDFCNAFKPVMPKSVVGTAIMYFRRFYISNSIMEYHPRIIMLTCAYLSCKVDEFNVSCTQFVGNLVQETPAGQERVLEQILEFELLLIQQLNFHLVVHNPYRPMEGLLIDLKTRYPTLENPESLRKSADDFLTQAAMTDIGLLFPPSQIALTALLNSASRAGLSMESYLTECLRLKEDKETLTKMYESMRRMKTLLKKYELPKPEEVNACKKKLERIHAEFASASNKRKRGYEEDGHVAKELRLTEEQDWTDEDLL
- the ccnh gene encoding cyclin-H isoform X2, giving the protein MFHNSSQGKYWIFKSEDEIEQKRCKANQKFRNKILESGKPVLSESKFLERHEEDVLFRHYEKRMVDFCNAFKPVMPKSVVGTAIMYFRRFYISNSIMEYHPRIIMLTCAYLSCKVDEFNVSCTQFVGNLVQETPAGQERVLEQILEFELLLIQQLNFHLVVHNPYRPMEGLLIDLKTRYPTLENPESLRKSADDFLTQAAMTDIGLLFPPSQIALTALLNSASRAGLSMESYLTECLRLKEDKETLTKMYESMRRMKTLLKKYELPKPEEVNACKKKLERIHAEFASASNKRKRGYEEDGHVAKELRLTEEDWTDEDLL